A section of the Schistosoma haematobium chromosome ZW, whole genome shotgun sequence genome encodes:
- the CDK9_1 gene encoding P-TEFb-associated cyclin-dependent protein kinase Cdk9, variant 2 (EggNog:ENOG410V559~COG:D), translated as MDDCELDLLLKELEADYTDALKYVDRELEKKTTTLVVDDYERLQKIGQGTFGEVFKVRHRVTKQHYALKRLKTEQETEGFPVTALREIRILSSLSHENVVRLRGVCHKKAAPSSNYRYEFYLLFDICEHDLAGLLAQKVEFSLPVKKSIMQQLLTGLYFLHKNNVLHRDLKTSNILIDREGVLKIADFGLARLTVTSIRPDRASRYTGRVVTLWYRPPEILLNDRYYGRPVDIWGAGCIMAELWTNYPIMQGENELLQLNLIIQLCGSITPEVWPAVQNLETYQKIKLPKDVKRHVKEKLTPQIPCSSAVDLIDKLLVLDPNKRLDADQALSHDFFHEDPPPGDLSCLSKNGASFLEYLGQANRARRGLANNYRNVANPNFPARRGPNVIVPGPVPNQQIINQPYQRYRGLPPDQDSSNINDRIF; from the exons ATGGATGACTGTGAATTAGATTTGTTATTAAAAGAGTTGGAGGCTGATTATACGGATGCCCTTAAATATGTTGATCGTGAATTGGAGAAAAAAACCACCACTTTGGTGGTTGATGATTATGAGCGACTTCAGAAAATTGGGCAGGGAACATTTGGTGAAGTGTTCAAAGTTCGCCATCGAGTTACTAAACAACATTATGCTTTGAAACGACTTAAAACAGAGCAAGAAACAGAGGGT TTTCCAGTCACTGCTCTACGAGAAATTAGAATTCTCAGCTCACTTTCCCATGAAAATGTTGTGCGTTTGCGAGGCGTTTGTCATAAAAAAG CTGCCCCTTCTAGCAACTACAGGTACGAGTTCTATCTTCTGTTCGACATTTGTGAGCATGATCTAGCAGGTCTATTAGCTCAAAAAGTCGAGTTCAGTCTCCCAGTGAAGAAAAGCATAATGCAACAGTTGCTTACGGGACTTTACTTTTTACACAA AAATAATGTTCTTCATCGTGACTTAAAAACATCTAACATACTAATTGATCGTGAAGGTGTTTTAAAAATAGCAGATTTTGGTTTGGCAAGGCTTACAGTCACTTCTATTCGACCTGACCGTGCTTCTCGTTATACTGGTCGCGTAGTAACTTTATGGTATCGACCTCCAGAAATCTTGCTCAATGATCGTTATTACGGAAGACCGGTAGATATATGGGGTGCTGGTTGTATTATGGCTGAGCTTTGGACAAATTACCCAATTATGCAA GGTGAGAATGAACTTCTTCAacttaatttaattattcaacttTGTGGTTCTATCACACCGGAAGTTTGGCCAGCTGTTCAGAATTTAGAAACTTATCAAAAAATAAAGTTACCCAAAGATGTTAAACGTCATGTCAAAGAAAAATTGACACCACAAATTCCATGTTCATCAGCTGTTGACTTAATTGACAAATTACTAGTATTAGATCCAAATAAACGTTTGGATGCTGATCAAGCTTTATCACATGATTTTTTCCATGAAGATCCACCTCCTGGTGATTTAAGCTGCCTTTCAAAGAATGGCGCTTCATTTTTAGAGTATTTAGGACAAGCTAACAGAGCTAGACGTGGATTAGCAAATAATTACCGTAATGTTGCTAATCCTAATTTTCCAGCTAGGCGGGGTCCAAATGTTATAGTCCCCGGACCTGTGCCAAATCAACAAATTATTAACCAACCATATCAACGTTATCGTGGTCTTCCACCAGATCAAGATTCATCTAACATCAATGATCGTATATTTTAA
- the CDK9_1 gene encoding P-TEFb-associated cyclin-dependent protein kinase Cdk9 (EggNog:ENOG410V559~COG:D): MDDCELDLLLKELEADYTDALKYVDRELEKKTTTLVVDDYERLQKIGQGTFGEVFKVRHRVTKQHYALKRLKTEQETEGFPVTALREIRILSSLSHENVVRLRGVCHKKAAPSSNYRYEFYLLFDICEHDLAGLLAQKVEFSLPVKKSIMQQLLTGLYFLHKNNVLHRDLKTSNILIDREGVLKIADFGLARLTVTSIRPDRASRYTGRVVTLWYRPPEILLNDRYYGRPVDIWGAGCIMAELWTNYPIMQVSN, from the exons ATGGATGACTGTGAATTAGATTTGTTATTAAAAGAGTTGGAGGCTGATTATACGGATGCCCTTAAATATGTTGATCGTGAATTGGAGAAAAAAACCACCACTTTGGTGGTTGATGATTATGAGCGACTTCAGAAAATTGGGCAGGGAACATTTGGTGAAGTGTTCAAAGTTCGCCATCGAGTTACTAAACAACATTATGCTTTGAAACGACTTAAAACAGAGCAAGAAACAGAGGGT TTTCCAGTCACTGCTCTACGAGAAATTAGAATTCTCAGCTCACTTTCCCATGAAAATGTTGTGCGTTTGCGAGGCGTTTGTCATAAAAAAG CTGCCCCTTCTAGCAACTACAGGTACGAGTTCTATCTTCTGTTCGACATTTGTGAGCATGATCTAGCAGGTCTATTAGCTCAAAAAGTCGAGTTCAGTCTCCCAGTGAAGAAAAGCATAATGCAACAGTTGCTTACGGGACTTTACTTTTTACACAA AAATAATGTTCTTCATCGTGACTTAAAAACATCTAACATACTAATTGATCGTGAAGGTGTTTTAAAAATAGCAGATTTTGGTTTGGCAAGGCTTACAGTCACTTCTATTCGACCTGACCGTGCTTCTCGTTATACTGGTCGCGTAGTAACTTTATGGTATCGACCTCCAGAAATCTTGCTCAATGATCGTTATTACGGAAGACCGGTAGATATATGGGGTGCTGGTTGTATTATGGCTGAGCTTTGGACAAATTACCCAATTATGCAAGTAAGTAATTGA
- the SLC5A8_1 gene encoding Sodium-coupled monocarboxylate transporter 1, variant 2 (EggNog:ENOG410V7Q3~COG:P) — MLKLFLLFCKHSLHSTVSSGVNSLANVCLEDLIRPLYIHWRHVDISERSKYRLAIFLGILFGTLTVSLAFIFTLSSSHILQISFSLFGAIGGPILTVFTAGIFFPCINAEVRWIMCIN; from the exons ATGCTAaaattgtttcttttattttgtaaacattCATTACATAGTACTGTATCATCAGGTGTAAATAGTTTGGCTAATGTTTGCTTAGAAGATTTAATTCGACCATTGTATATTCATTGGAGACATGTGGATATCTCAGAAAGATCTAAATATCGGTTGGCCATATTTTTAG GTATTTTATTTGGTACTTTAACTGTATCATTGGCTTTCATATTTACATTATCCAGTTcacatattttacaaatatcatTTTCTTTATTCGGTGCAattggtggtccaattttaacTGTATTTACTGCTGGAATATTTTTTCCATGTATTAATgctgaagtaa GGTGGATTATGTGCATTAATTAG